A genome region from Tolypothrix sp. PCC 7712 includes the following:
- a CDS encoding GspE/PulE family protein, which yields MTYSSPQRRSTALTTKTEFSPFGNKLVQTGYVNNEQMRQALIESRKSGTPLTEVLESITGRQLSPELVRQYKKQQLFELKILYGVEFLDPEVNQLANTMVGRLIETLIPVDICRRHRLIPLSKHDDQTPPCVLVAMVDPDNLEASDDLNRILRPQGLALQRMVITQEDYQQLINQYLDELAIRQKHLEQEKFTDINQDLENLNNLDIDDAPDEMEADLGAAMKGAEDAPVINLVNRILAKALHEKVSDIHIEPQEENLRIRFRKDGVLRQAFDPLPKKIVAAVTARFKIISSLDIAERRLPQDGRIRRMFEGRKVDFRVNTLPSRYGEKICLRILDNSSTQLGLNKLITDQETLDIVKDMVSRPFGLILVTGPTGSGKTTSLYSALSEKNDPGVNISTVEDPIEYSLPGITQVQVIREKGLDFATALRAFLRQDPDVLLVGETRDKETAKTAIEAALTGHLVLTTLHTNDAPGAIARLGEMGIEPFMVSSSLIGVLAQRLVRRVCPDCRIPYTPTTEELARYGMSASQEVNVTFYKANSLPNEVQADAKAKGQQVCSTCNGVGYKGRCGVYEVMRITENLQTLINEEAPTERIKEVAVEEGMKTLLAYSLDLVRQGSTTLEEVERVTFTDTGLEAELKAKRKSGLTCRTCDATLQPEWLDCPYCLTPRFTD from the coding sequence ATGACTTACTCGTCACCGCAACGGCGCAGTACCGCTCTAACCACAAAAACAGAGTTTTCGCCCTTTGGCAACAAGCTAGTACAGACTGGCTATGTTAATAACGAACAGATGAGACAGGCACTCATTGAAAGCCGCAAATCTGGCACACCTTTAACGGAAGTACTAGAGTCAATTACCGGGCGGCAACTCTCACCTGAATTAGTTAGACAATACAAAAAACAGCAGTTATTTGAACTAAAAATACTATACGGGGTTGAATTCCTTGATCCGGAAGTCAACCAACTTGCTAATACGATGGTGGGGAGGTTAATTGAAACCCTCATTCCCGTAGACATTTGTCGTCGCCATCGCTTAATCCCACTATCAAAACATGACGACCAAACCCCACCTTGCGTTTTGGTGGCGATGGTCGATCCGGATAACCTGGAAGCTTCGGATGACCTCAACCGCATCTTGCGCCCACAAGGTTTAGCTTTGCAGCGCATGGTAATTACCCAGGAAGATTACCAACAGCTGATTAATCAATACTTAGATGAACTAGCAATTAGGCAAAAACATCTAGAACAAGAAAAGTTTACAGATATCAATCAAGATTTAGAAAACCTGAATAATCTTGATATAGATGATGCTCCTGATGAGATGGAAGCTGACTTAGGCGCAGCAATGAAGGGTGCAGAAGACGCACCAGTTATCAATCTCGTCAATAGAATTTTGGCCAAAGCCTTGCATGAAAAGGTTTCGGATATTCATATTGAACCGCAGGAAGAAAATCTCCGGATTCGCTTTCGTAAGGATGGGGTACTGCGTCAAGCATTTGACCCCTTGCCGAAAAAAATCGTGGCTGCGGTGACAGCCAGGTTTAAAATCATTTCCAGCTTAGACATTGCTGAGAGACGTTTACCTCAAGACGGACGTATCCGGCGGATGTTTGAGGGACGTAAAGTGGATTTCCGCGTCAACACCTTACCCAGTCGCTACGGGGAAAAGATTTGTCTGCGGATTTTAGATAACTCCTCTACTCAACTGGGATTGAATAAGCTGATTACCGACCAAGAAACCTTAGATATTGTTAAGGACATGGTCAGTCGTCCCTTTGGTTTGATTCTAGTTACCGGCCCAACTGGCTCTGGTAAAACCACTTCGCTGTATTCAGCATTGTCAGAAAAGAACGATCCCGGAGTTAACATCAGTACAGTAGAAGACCCAATTGAGTACAGTTTGCCAGGCATCACTCAAGTACAGGTAATTCGGGAAAAAGGACTAGATTTTGCTACCGCTTTGCGGGCTTTTTTGCGGCAAGACCCAGATGTGTTACTCGTGGGTGAAACCAGAGACAAGGAAACTGCCAAAACAGCGATTGAGGCAGCCTTAACAGGTCACTTAGTATTAACCACCTTACATACCAATGATGCCCCAGGTGCGATCGCACGTTTGGGAGAAATGGGCATTGAACCTTTCATGGTTTCTAGTTCTTTGATTGGTGTGTTGGCACAACGCTTAGTTAGGCGTGTTTGTCCTGATTGTCGTATTCCCTATACTCCTACAACCGAAGAACTGGCTCGTTATGGTATGTCTGCTTCTCAGGAAGTGAATGTCACTTTCTACAAAGCTAACTCTTTGCCCAACGAAGTCCAAGCGGATGCCAAAGCTAAAGGTCAACAAGTATGCTCCACCTGTAATGGCGTTGGATATAAAGGACGTTGTGGTGTTTATGAAGTAATGCGAATTACCGAAAACTTGCAAACTCTCATCAACGAAGAAGCACCAACGGAACGGATTAAGGAAGTAGCAGTAGAAGAAGGGATGAAAACCTTGCTGGCGTACAGCTTAGATTTAGTACGTCAAGGCTCCACCACCCTAGAAGAAGTTGAACGAGTCACCTTTACTGATACCGGTTTAGAAGCGGAATTAAAAGCTAAACGCAAGAGTGGTCTGACTTGCCGCACTTGTGATGCCACATTACAACCAGAATGGCTAGATTGTCCCTACTGTCTAACACCTCGCTTTACCGATTAG
- the bioU gene encoding (S)-8-amino-7-oxononanoate synthase BioU, whose protein sequence is MNPEQVKSSLNISPAIRVGVLGFGGLGQAAAKVLAGKREMILVAAADQKGYAYAAEGLKTDACIKTYQAQGSLGYLEPVGTLTNNSIQDLIASAQPVDGYFLALPNLPNDFIPSVAKEFIQSGWRGVLVDAIKRTTAVEQLLSMKAELEAAGITYMTGCGATPGLLTAAAALAAQSYAEIHKVEITFGVGIANWEAYRATVREDIGHMPGYTVETARMMTDAEVEALLDKTNGVLTLENMEHADDVMLEFAGIVGRDRVTVGGVVDTRNPKKPLSTNVKVTGRTFEGKISTHTFTLGDETSMAANVCGPAFGYLKAGKQLHQRGIYGIFTAAEIMPQFVK, encoded by the coding sequence ATGAATCCAGAACAAGTCAAAAGTTCTCTAAATATTTCACCAGCGATACGCGTAGGAGTACTGGGTTTCGGTGGACTCGGACAAGCAGCCGCCAAGGTACTGGCTGGTAAACGGGAAATGATTTTAGTCGCAGCAGCAGATCAAAAGGGTTACGCCTATGCTGCTGAGGGTTTAAAAACAGATGCTTGCATTAAAACCTACCAAGCTCAGGGTTCTTTAGGTTATTTAGAGCCTGTAGGCACTTTAACAAACAATAGTATTCAAGATTTAATCGCCAGCGCTCAACCTGTAGATGGTTATTTTCTAGCTTTACCCAACCTACCCAATGATTTTATTCCCTCAGTAGCCAAAGAATTTATTCAATCTGGCTGGCGGGGTGTATTGGTGGATGCAATTAAGCGTACCACTGCCGTAGAACAACTGCTATCCATGAAAGCAGAACTGGAAGCTGCGGGAATTACTTATATGACAGGGTGCGGTGCAACACCAGGACTATTAACAGCCGCCGCCGCTTTAGCCGCCCAAAGCTATGCCGAAATTCACAAAGTGGAAATTACCTTTGGTGTGGGAATTGCCAACTGGGAAGCTTATCGCGCCACCGTTCGCGAAGATATTGGTCATATGCCTGGTTATACAGTAGAAACAGCCAGAATGATGACCGATGCTGAAGTAGAAGCCTTACTAGATAAAACCAATGGCGTGCTAACTTTAGAGAATATGGAACACGCCGATGATGTAATGTTAGAGTTTGCTGGCATAGTAGGGCGCGATCGCGTTACTGTTGGGGGTGTAGTCGATACACGTAATCCCAAAAAGCCCCTCAGCACCAACGTTAAAGTTACAGGGCGTACTTTTGAAGGTAAAATTTCTACCCATACCTTTACCCTAGGGGATGAAACCAGCATGGCAGCCAACGTCTGCGGCCCAGCTTTTGGCTATCTCAAAGCAGGTAAACAATTGCATCAACGTGGCATCTATGGTATCTTTACCGCCGCAGAAATTATGCCTCAATTTGTGAAGTAA
- the grpE gene encoding nucleotide exchange factor GrpE has translation MIDENKQVNNTSQQLGEPIEVKQAIMSDSAAQINLNESGSDVTEPVAATTNVSGDTSATPDNGVAASERNEEQAAALAALTQQIESLKGQLEERSTQYLRIAADFENYRKRNQKEKEDLEAQVKRNTITELLPVVDNFERARSHLKPQTDSEMTIHKSYQGVYKQLVDCLKRLGVSPMRPEGQEFDPNLHEAVMREPTDEHPEGTVLEELVRGYYLGERVLRHAMVKVAAPKEDTLPAQDNQSSSDNS, from the coding sequence ATGATAGACGAAAATAAACAGGTAAACAATACAAGCCAGCAATTGGGTGAACCAATAGAGGTAAAGCAAGCAATTATGAGCGACTCCGCAGCCCAAATCAACTTAAACGAATCTGGCAGCGACGTGACTGAGCCAGTAGCAGCCACAACAAATGTATCAGGAGATACATCAGCCACACCTGACAATGGTGTTGCAGCTTCTGAGAGAAATGAAGAGCAAGCTGCGGCTTTAGCAGCATTGACTCAACAAATTGAGTCTCTCAAAGGCCAACTAGAAGAGCGCAGTACTCAATATCTGCGAATTGCGGCAGATTTTGAGAATTACCGCAAACGCAACCAAAAAGAAAAAGAAGATTTAGAAGCACAGGTGAAGCGGAATACGATTACGGAATTGCTGCCAGTAGTCGATAATTTTGAGCGGGCGCGATCGCACCTCAAACCCCAAACTGATAGCGAAATGACAATTCATAAAAGCTATCAAGGCGTTTACAAGCAATTAGTGGACTGCTTAAAACGCTTAGGTGTATCGCCAATGCGTCCCGAAGGTCAAGAATTCGATCCTAATCTGCATGAAGCCGTAATGCGCGAACCTACGGATGAACATCCAGAAGGAACAGTGTTAGAAGAGTTAGTACGCGGATATTACTTGGGTGAACGCGTACTGCGCCATGCAATGGTCAAGGTGGCGGCTCCCAAGGAAGATACATTACCTGCACAAGATAATCAGTCGAGTTCTGACAACTCTTAA
- the dnaK gene encoding molecular chaperone DnaK — protein sequence MGKVIGIDLGTTNSCVAVLEGGQPVVIANSEGGRTTPSIVGFGKGGDRLVGQLAKRQAVTNAENTVFSIKRFIGRRWEETSAERERSPYQCVKGRDDTVDVQIRGRNYTPQEISAMILQKLKQDAENFLGETVTQAVITVPAYFTDAQRQATKDAGTIAGLEVLRIINEPTSAALAFGLDKHNEEQLILVFDLGGGTFDVSILQLGDGVFEVKATNGNNQLGGDDFDDCVIRWIIERFQQQESIDLTQDKMALQRLREAAEKAKIELSSMASTSINLPFITADETGPKHLELELSRSKFEELTAHLIEATIEPMIQALKDADHKAQDIDRIILVGGSTRIPAVQNALIKFFNGKTPDRSINPDEAVALGAAVQAGVIGGEVDNLLLLDVIPLSLGIETLGEVFTKIIERNTTIPTSRSQVFSTAVDGQTSVEIHVLQGERAMARDNKSLGKFLLAGIPPAPRGVPQIEVSFEIDVNGILKVAAQDKGTGREQSIRITNTGGLSTQEVEKMRQAAEAFAEEDKRRKELVELKNQAENLFFSYDSTLRDNSDLIGEDMKVLAHEKVNQLQAAMTNPSISIQEFQQCLDDFQKTLFAIGANVYNRANNQLEEGQEVSEELFTSQPEQPISGTLIPEFNFDFDDENTAQADYEAID from the coding sequence ATGGGAAAAGTTATTGGGATCGATTTAGGTACTACGAACAGTTGCGTTGCAGTTTTAGAAGGCGGTCAACCGGTGGTGATCGCTAATTCCGAGGGTGGACGCACTACTCCTAGTATTGTGGGATTTGGTAAGGGGGGCGATCGCTTGGTTGGACAGCTGGCTAAACGACAAGCCGTTACAAATGCCGAAAACACAGTATTTAGTATTAAAAGATTTATTGGTCGTCGCTGGGAAGAAACCTCAGCAGAACGCGAGCGATCGCCTTATCAATGTGTGAAAGGGCGCGATGATACTGTTGATGTGCAAATTCGTGGACGGAACTATACACCGCAAGAAATTTCTGCCATGATTCTGCAGAAGCTCAAACAAGATGCAGAAAATTTCTTAGGTGAAACTGTTACTCAGGCAGTAATTACCGTACCAGCATACTTCACAGATGCCCAAAGACAAGCGACCAAAGACGCAGGTACAATTGCTGGGTTAGAAGTTCTCCGGATCATTAATGAACCCACCTCTGCTGCACTAGCCTTTGGTTTAGATAAGCACAACGAAGAACAGTTAATTTTAGTCTTTGACTTGGGAGGCGGTACTTTTGATGTATCGATCCTGCAACTGGGAGATGGAGTTTTTGAAGTCAAAGCCACCAATGGGAATAATCAATTGGGTGGTGATGACTTTGATGACTGCGTGATTCGCTGGATTATCGAACGTTTCCAGCAACAAGAAAGCATTGACCTTACTCAAGACAAGATGGCGCTGCAACGCCTCAGAGAAGCGGCGGAAAAGGCAAAAATTGAACTTTCTAGCATGGCTAGCACCTCGATTAACTTGCCTTTTATTACTGCTGATGAAACAGGGCCAAAGCATCTAGAACTAGAACTCAGTCGCTCGAAATTTGAAGAACTCACAGCCCATTTGATTGAAGCCACCATTGAACCGATGATTCAAGCGCTCAAGGATGCCGATCACAAAGCGCAAGATATAGATCGGATAATTTTGGTTGGTGGTTCTACTCGCATTCCGGCTGTCCAAAACGCCCTCATCAAGTTTTTCAATGGTAAAACACCTGATCGCTCTATTAACCCTGATGAAGCAGTTGCCTTAGGTGCGGCTGTGCAAGCGGGTGTGATTGGTGGAGAAGTCGATAATCTCCTGCTATTGGATGTAATTCCCCTGTCTTTAGGAATTGAAACTTTAGGAGAAGTTTTTACCAAAATTATTGAACGTAATACGACAATTCCTACTAGCAGATCCCAGGTGTTTTCCACCGCAGTGGATGGGCAAACTTCAGTAGAAATTCATGTCCTACAAGGTGAACGTGCAATGGCGCGGGATAACAAAAGTCTTGGTAAGTTCCTGTTAGCAGGAATTCCCCCAGCCCCCCGAGGTGTGCCACAAATTGAAGTATCTTTTGAAATCGATGTCAATGGCATTCTGAAGGTTGCTGCTCAAGACAAAGGTACTGGTAGAGAACAAAGTATTCGCATTACCAATACAGGTGGCTTGAGTACCCAAGAAGTAGAGAAAATGAGGCAAGCAGCTGAAGCTTTTGCTGAAGAAGATAAACGGCGTAAAGAACTGGTAGAACTTAAAAATCAAGCCGAGAATCTATTCTTCAGTTACGATTCGACTCTCAGAGATAATAGCGACTTAATTGGCGAAGATATGAAAGTTTTGGCCCATGAAAAAGTCAATCAACTGCAAGCTGCAATGACTAACCCGAGTATTTCCATACAGGAATTTCAGCAGTGTTTAGATGACTTCCAAAAAACTTTATTTGCCATTGGTGCTAATGTCTACAACCGTGCTAATAACCAACTTGAAGAGGGGCAAGAAGTCTCCGAAGAATTGTTTACTTCACAACCAGAGCAACCAATTAGTGGCACACTAATACCAGAATTTAACTTTGATTTTGATGACGAAAACACTGCACAGGCTGATTACGAGGCGATAGATTAG
- a CDS encoding type II secretion system F family protein, translating to MPTYVARVRDSQGKSRTEKFSAESLAQARTNLRDQGLVVQDLKESKGGFSFDFEKFQTSMVKVSVKDKAVFSRQFAVLTNAGVAIVRSLGVLSEQCSNPKLKVALNDISNDVQSGTNLSDAMRKHPDCFDNLYVSMVQAGEIGGVLDDVLNRLAKLLEDVARLQNQIKAALSYPVVVGVLATSIFVGMTVFLIPIFAKIFKDIGIDLPPLTQFLMDCSAIFRSLWSVVIIAGFIGLSIAYKQYYKTAVGKLTIDRISLKVPLFGDLIQKSSVARFSRTFGSLTRSGVPILTCLEIVRDTSGNQIVANAIDAARIEIQQGGMISVALQKDAVFPAMAIQMISIGEETGELDGMLMKVADFYEDEVEQSVKALTSVLEPLMIVVLGGMVGTILLAMYLPMFKVFEKMG from the coding sequence ATGCCTACCTATGTTGCCCGTGTGCGGGACTCACAAGGAAAATCTAGAACAGAAAAATTTTCGGCTGAATCATTAGCTCAAGCCCGTACTAATCTGAGAGACCAAGGTTTAGTTGTTCAAGACTTGAAAGAGTCTAAGGGCGGATTCAGCTTTGATTTTGAGAAATTTCAGACATCAATGGTCAAAGTGTCTGTTAAGGATAAAGCGGTTTTCTCTCGCCAATTTGCTGTTTTGACAAATGCAGGTGTAGCGATTGTTAGAAGTTTAGGAGTACTTTCTGAGCAATGTAGCAATCCTAAATTAAAAGTCGCTTTGAATGATATTAGCAATGATGTTCAAAGTGGGACAAATCTTTCCGATGCCATGCGGAAACATCCTGATTGCTTTGATAATTTGTATGTCAGTATGGTGCAAGCTGGGGAAATTGGTGGGGTGCTAGACGATGTATTAAATCGTTTAGCGAAGTTGTTAGAGGATGTAGCACGCCTACAAAACCAAATCAAAGCTGCATTGTCTTATCCTGTGGTTGTTGGTGTTTTAGCAACATCAATCTTTGTCGGGATGACTGTTTTTCTAATTCCAATTTTTGCCAAAATCTTTAAAGATATAGGTATAGATTTACCTCCTCTAACACAGTTTTTAATGGATTGTAGTGCAATATTCCGCAGTTTATGGTCTGTAGTAATTATTGCTGGATTTATCGGTTTATCGATTGCCTATAAGCAGTATTACAAAACTGCTGTTGGTAAACTAACTATCGACCGTATTTCTTTAAAGGTGCCTTTATTTGGTGATTTGATTCAAAAATCATCAGTTGCCCGCTTTAGCCGTACTTTTGGGTCATTAACTCGTTCTGGTGTACCTATCCTTACTTGTTTAGAAATTGTCCGAGATACATCAGGAAATCAAATTGTTGCTAATGCTATCGATGCAGCTCGGATAGAAATTCAACAAGGGGGCATGATTAGCGTTGCTTTGCAAAAAGACGCAGTGTTTCCCGCTATGGCAATTCAGATGATTAGTATTGGCGAAGAAACTGGGGAATTAGATGGAATGTTAATGAAAGTTGCTGACTTTTATGAAGATGAAGTTGAGCAATCAGTTAAAGCATTAACTAGTGTTTTAGAACCACTAATGATTGTGGTTTTAGGGGGTATGGTCGGTACAATTTTGTTAGCAATGTATCTGCCTATGTTCAAGGTATTTGAAAAGATGGGCTAA
- a CDS encoding type IV pilus twitching motility protein PilT has product MEMMIEDLMEQMIEMGGSDLHLSAGLPPYFRISGKLTPIGDHVLTVDQCQRLIFSMLNNTQRKTLEQTWELDCSYGVKGLARFRVNVYKDRGSYAACLRALSSKIPNFEKLGLPDVVREMTEKPRGLILVTGPTGSGKTTTLAAMIDLINRTKAEHILTVEDPIEFVYEPIKSLVHQRQLGEDTKSFANALKAALREDPDIILVGEMRDLETISLAISAAETGHLVFGTLHTSSAAQTVDRIIDVFPHERQTQVRVQLSNSLVAVFSQTLVPKKNPKPGEYGRVMAQEIMIITPAISNLIREGKTSQIYSAIQTGGKLGMQTLEKVLADYYKAGTISFEAAMSKTSKPDEIQRLIGGAPQAAGAKPAAGVAKAH; this is encoded by the coding sequence ATGGAGATGATGATTGAAGATTTGATGGAGCAGATGATTGAAATGGGGGGTTCAGATCTGCATTTATCCGCCGGTTTACCACCCTATTTCCGCATTAGTGGCAAACTCACCCCCATCGGCGACCATGTATTGACTGTGGATCAGTGTCAAAGGCTGATCTTTAGTATGCTCAACAATACTCAGCGTAAAACTTTAGAGCAGACCTGGGAACTCGATTGTTCTTATGGTGTAAAAGGCTTGGCGCGGTTCCGCGTCAATGTTTATAAGGATCGTGGTTCCTACGCTGCTTGTTTACGCGCCCTCAGCTCCAAAATTCCCAACTTTGAAAAATTAGGGTTGCCAGATGTAGTCCGGGAAATGACAGAAAAGCCCAGAGGACTGATTTTGGTGACGGGGCCCACTGGTTCTGGTAAGACCACTACCTTGGCAGCAATGATTGACTTGATTAACCGCACCAAGGCAGAGCATATTTTGACAGTAGAAGATCCAATTGAATTTGTGTATGAACCAATTAAAAGCTTGGTTCACCAACGACAACTTGGTGAAGATACTAAGAGTTTCGCTAATGCTTTGAAGGCAGCTTTGCGGGAAGATCCAGATATTATTCTGGTGGGGGAAATGCGGGATTTGGAAACGATTTCCTTGGCGATTTCTGCGGCGGAAACAGGTCACTTAGTATTTGGAACTTTGCACACCAGTTCAGCGGCACAGACGGTTGACCGGATTATTGACGTTTTTCCCCATGAAAGACAAACCCAAGTAAGGGTGCAGTTATCTAACTCCTTGGTAGCTGTGTTTAGCCAAACTTTGGTACCAAAGAAAAACCCCAAACCAGGTGAATATGGTCGGGTCATGGCTCAAGAAATTATGATCATTACTCCTGCTATTTCTAACCTGATTAGAGAAGGGAAAACATCTCAAATTTACTCTGCAATTCAGACCGGGGGTAAATTGGGTATGCAAACACTAGAAAAAGTTTTAGCTGATTATTATAAAGCCGGAACTATTTCCTTTGAAGCTGCTATGTCTAAAACTTCTAAACCCGATGAAATTCAACGTCTCATCGGTGGCGCACCACAAGCAGCAGGTGCAAAACCTGCTGCAGGTGTTGCAAAAGCTCATTAA